The following proteins come from a genomic window of Sorghum bicolor cultivar BTx623 chromosome 3, Sorghum_bicolor_NCBIv3, whole genome shotgun sequence:
- the LOC110433684 gene encoding trichohyalin-like: MAKRLKAGAASKESGSPDPWPSTGAEDAPPRPLVGEPIPPSPRRVEVTRPQEQEGAPEPPRSGVEGAPITISDGSGGDGPSKDARPMDEGAETSLVAKRTPWPVGLRSVEERRKKEEEEREQETRQQPQEGQQPESPQLDELLEQDRQQELRQQESLPEKLLKSYKELLALEEEKKEREAALSEAREASRKAVDEAALLRERAIMFEEVASMAREEVLSYKEAAATLSKEKGLLETDLASARETFQKMKVECVNGEVTWSAAEEAKKRALEDLEAERTRSRILSDNVDRLKRAILEKVGAIAQAGKLIEDLRVTNTELVRSNKEIERSNT; the protein is encoded by the exons ATGGCCAAAAGGCTCAAGGCGGGAGCGGCCTCTAAAGAATCAG GTTCCCCCGATCCCTGGCCGTCAACTGGTGCCGAGGACGCCCCGCCTCGCCCCTTGGTGGGGGAGCCCATTCCGCCATCGCCGAGGCGGGTCGAGGTGACTCGTCCCCAAGagcaagagggagcccccgagcctcctcgatctggggtcgagggggCCCCTATCACAATAAGCGACGGGTCTGGCGGCGACGGGCCTTCGAAGGACGCCCGCCCTATGGACGAGGGGGCCGAGACTTCTCTGGTCGCGAAGCGGACGCCCTGGCCCGTCGGGCTTCGCTCCGTCGAGGAGCGAAGAaagaaggaggaagaggagcgcGAGCAGGAGACGCGACAACAGCCGCAGGAGGGGCAGCAGCCAGAGAGTCCCCAGCTCGATGAGTTGCTGGAGCAGGACCGGCAACAGGAGCTGCGGCAACAGGAGAGTCTTCCG gagaagctcctcaagtcTTACAAGGAGCTGTtggcgcttgaggaggagaagaaggagagggaggccgcaCTGTCGGAAGCTCGGGAGGCCTCGAGAAAGGCGGTGGATGAGGCCgcgctgctgagggagcgggccaTTATGTTCGAGGAGGTTGCGTCAATGGCTCGGGAGGAGGTCTTGTCTTACAAGGAAGCGGCCGCTACCCTGAGCAAGGAGAAGGGACTCCTCGAGACTGACCTTGCCTCCGCCCGAGaaaccttccagaagatgaaggtggagtgcgtgaatGGCGAGGTCACCTGGAGCGCTGCGGAGGAGGCCAAAAAGAGGGCTCTTGAGGATCTCGAGGCTGAGCGGACTCGATCTCGCATCCTCTCTGACAACGTCGACCGTCTGAAGAGAGCGATACTGGAGAAGGTTGGAGCCATCGCGCAGGCCGGTAAATTGATCGAGGACCTGCGCGtcaccaacaccgagctggtgcgTTCCAATAAGGAGATCGAGAGATCCAACACTTAG